From Ptychodera flava strain L36383 chromosome 2, AS_Pfla_20210202, whole genome shotgun sequence, the proteins below share one genomic window:
- the LOC139147490 gene encoding uncharacterized protein: protein MESAGVSSGKSGASGVCLQFKRPLLIVIVGMVLITYFLSTLMEKKVYPIFKDGMETKDRIINTTEPERTAIGGYKKDVINKEKTASSPEYDVKFPYLNYDHFGMEWIGIVQEYEWSFKHLHGEDEFPKSHKPLEVGPDSFSETSIFKSK, encoded by the exons GAGTGTCTTCAGGAAAGTCTGGTGCATCAGGGGtgtgtttacagtttaaaaGACCGCTCCTGATTGTTATAGTAGGGATGGTACTCATAACGTACTTTCTTAGTACTTTGATG GAAAAAAAGGTCTATCCGATCTTCAAAGATGGCATGGAAACAAAAGACAGGATTATTAACACAACAGAACCAGAAAGAACTGCTATCGGAGGATACAAGAAAGACGTGATAAATAAAGAGAAAACTGCATCCTCTCCCGAATATGATGTCAAGTTCCCCTACCTTAACTACGATCATTTTGGCATGGAATGGATTGGAATAGTTCAAGAATACGAATGGTCCTTTAAGCACTTACACGGTGAAGACGAGTTTCCTAAAAGTCACAAACCGCTAGAAGTTGGCCCTGATTCCTTCAGTGAGACGTCGATTTTCAAATCCAAGTAA